Proteins encoded within one genomic window of Theobroma cacao cultivar B97-61/B2 chromosome 7, Criollo_cocoa_genome_V2, whole genome shotgun sequence:
- the LOC108662682 gene encoding receptor like protein 30-like isoform X1 yields the protein MKRLIQWYFVLCFLLLSLNFQVDCSLSSFSFNSSTPFKLCSYDQSFGLIQFKNSLSIDCSVSLSCDKYKRKTISWKVGTNCCFWDGVNCDSETAVDFSSNKFQGKIPEIVGSLSSLQILNFSHNNLTGHIPSSLGNLAALESLDLSSNKLIGEIPMQLTGLKFLGVLNLSQNQLVGHIPQGNQFNTFLNDSYGGNLGLCGFPVSKTCGKEDTQEPPESVFHEEGIFSSPSDWKFVMMGYGCGLVLGLSAGYIILTIGKPEWLVRMVQRVGYKILRRLKRYD from the exons atgaaaaggttAATACAGTGGTATTTTGTCCTCTGTTTCCTCCTTTTGTCCTTGAACTTTCAAGTTGATTGCTCATTATCTAGTTTCTCTTTCAATTCTTCTACTCCATTTAAGTTGTGTTCTTATGACCAGAGCTTTGGCTTAATCCAATTCAAGAATTCCCTTTCCATCGATTGCTCTGTTTCCTTATCGTGCGATAAATATAAGAGGAAGACAATCTCCTGGAAAGTGGGTACAAATTGCTGCTTCTGGGATGGGGTGAACTGTGATTCTGAAACAG CCGTTGATTTTTCGAGCAACAAATTCCAAGGAAAAATTCCAGAAATAGTTGGAAGCCTCTCTTCTCTCCAAATCCTCAATTTTTCCCATAACAACCTGACAGGTCATATTCCTTCCTCATTGGGGAATCTAGCAGCGCTTGAGTCACTGGATCTCTCCTCCAACAAGCTTATCGGGGAGATTCCTATGCAGTTGACTGGTTTGAAATTTCTTGGAGTGTTAAACCTGTCACAGAACCAGCTTGTTGGACATATACCTCAGGGAAATCAATTCAATACCTTTCTGAATGATTCCTATGGTGGCAACTTGGGATTGTGCGGATTTCCAGTGTCAAAGACGTGTGGCAAGGAAGACACACAAGAGCCACCAGAATCTGTTTTTCACGAGGAAGgaattttttcttctccatcgGACTGGAAATTTGTAATGATGGGTTATGGATGTGGATTGGTGCTTGGATTATCCGCAGGATATATCATATTGACAATTGGAAAACCAGAATGGCTTGTTAGGATGGTTCAAAGAGTAGGCTACAAAATTCTGAGGAGATTGAAGAGATAtgattga
- the LOC108662682 gene encoding LRR receptor-like serine/threonine-protein kinase ERECTA isoform X3 — MGCGGNSLKMFCACHTSRSSVYLVMMISWKSTSQRLIGVVLSSCYESHIHLLWQKYLIQLAILGLSRLMGPLPYHVSGLSRLLRLHLDHNFLSGRVPNWLFTLPTLVDLDLSYNGLTGPIDPFEKVAPLEIVKLQNNEIHGPIPSSVFKLVNLIHLNLSSNKLNGIFELDKLSKLNKLQPLIFRATNSKEKFQK, encoded by the exons ATGGGCTGCGGGGGAAATTCCCTGAAGATGTTTTGCGCCTGCCATACCTCCAGAAGTTCAGTTTATTTAGTAATGATGATATCCTGGAAATCAACTTCCCAAAGACTAATTGGAGTGGTCCTCTCAAGTTGCTACGAGTCTCATATTCATCTTCTCTGGCAGAAGTACCTGATTCAATTGGCAATCTTAGGTCTCTCCAG GTTGATGGGTCCCCTTCCCTATCACGTAAGTGGGCTTTCACGACTATTGAGACTTCACTTGGACCATAACTTTCTGTCTGGTAGAGTGCCAAATTGGTTGTTTACTCTTCCAACCTTGGTTGATTTGGATCTCAGTTATAACGGGCTAACTGGCCCTATTGACCCATTTGAGAAGGTTGCTCCTTTGGAGATTGTTAAGCTGCAGAATAATGAGATACATGGTCCAATTCCAAGCTCTGTTTTCAAACTTGTGAACCTCATCCATCTTAATCTTTCCTCAAATAAGTTGAATGGCATCTTCGAATTGGACAAACTCTCAAAGCTTAACAAGCTTCAG CCGTTGATTTTTCGAGCAACAAATTCCAAGGAAAAATTCCAGAAATAG
- the LOC108662682 gene encoding LRR receptor-like serine/threonine-protein kinase ERECTA isoform X2: MGCGGNSLKMFCACHTSRSSVYLVMMISWKSTSQRLIGVVLSSCYESHIHLLWQKYLIQLAILGLSRLMGPLPYHVSGLSRLLRLHLDHNFLSGRVPNWLFTLPTLVDLDLSYNGLTGPIDPFEKVAPLEIVKLQNNEIHGPIPSSVFKLVNLIHLNLSSNKLNGIFELDKLSKLNKLQNVFAREKPCLVFISWICT, from the exons ATGGGCTGCGGGGGAAATTCCCTGAAGATGTTTTGCGCCTGCCATACCTCCAGAAGTTCAGTTTATTTAGTAATGATGATATCCTGGAAATCAACTTCCCAAAGACTAATTGGAGTGGTCCTCTCAAGTTGCTACGAGTCTCATATTCATCTTCTCTGGCAGAAGTACCTGATTCAATTGGCAATCTTAGGTCTCTCCAG GTTGATGGGTCCCCTTCCCTATCACGTAAGTGGGCTTTCACGACTATTGAGACTTCACTTGGACCATAACTTTCTGTCTGGTAGAGTGCCAAATTGGTTGTTTACTCTTCCAACCTTGGTTGATTTGGATCTCAGTTATAACGGGCTAACTGGCCCTATTGACCCATTTGAGAAGGTTGCTCCTTTGGAGATTGTTAAGCTGCAGAATAATGAGATACATGGTCCAATTCCAAGCTCTGTTTTCAAACTTGTGAACCTCATCCATCTTAATCTTTCCTCAAATAAGTTGAATGGCATCTTCGAATTGGACAAACTCTCAAAGCTTAACAAGCTTCAG AATGTCTTTGCTCGGGAGAAACCATGCTTGGTCTTTATATCCTGGATTTGCACATGA
- the LOC18594277 gene encoding receptor like protein 30, whose protein sequence is MSISILDLSNNKLSGAIPDCLISRGKIPNLTVLDLHTNKFHGNIPDSFVVGNKLQILNLNNNDFDWPLPKSLENCHDLQVLNLGNNKINDTFPHWLGTLPRLEVLVLRSNYFHGQIRPSENESHFPALGILDLSHNEFSGNNLQILNLNNNDFDGPFPKSLENCRDLQVLNLGNNKINDTFPHWLGTLPQLQVLVLRSNYFHGQIRPSENESHFSALRILDLSNNEFSGFLPTTYFKSFEGMMNLSNVQTKSMEDFNLYYNFSVRVRVKNLDVELKRILTLFTTIDMSSNKFLGKIPEIVGDLISLQVLNFSHNSLTGHIPSSLGNLAALESLDLSSNKLVGEIPMQLIGLIFLEVLNLSQNQLVGHIPQGNQFNTFLNDYYGGNLGLCGFPVSKRCGKDEEQEPPESVFHEEGIFPCPLNWKFVMMGYGCGLVLGLSAGYIMLTIRKPEWLVRMGLDSLAVFSLFVLTVLIPEGTVTCELVTCLCTLMNEITRLSKERTCKRVTEVIRFQFKVEFFQQVIQRKNLIQHNLKNSLDDGMSSYGLVLVVHGHLFRALTTLLFIYNNLIGPIDPFEKVASLEIVSLQNNEMNGPIPSSIFKLVNITHLDLSSNKLDGIFKFDKLSKLKYLWALSVSNNALLSLTSGSNAYNSLPKLELSSCNISEFPNFVRNLEVLDLFNNNLSRAILECLVLGDIRSNLNVLDLHTNKFHGNIPNSFVANNKLPMLNLNNNDFGGPFPKSLVNCHDLEVLNLGNNKMNDTFPYWLGTLPQLQVLVLRSNYFHGQINPSENESHFSALRILDLSNNEFFGLLPTTYLKSFKGLMTLYNVQRTSMEDLLRIQ, encoded by the exons ATGTCAATTTCAATTCTTGACTTGTCCAATAACAAGTTGAGTGGAGCTATTCCAGATTGTCTGATCTCGAGAGGTAAGATCCCTAATCTTACAGTCCTAGATTTGCACACGAATAAATTTCATGGAAACATCCCTGATTCGTTTGTTGTAGGAAACAAATTACAGATACTTAACCTCAACAACAATGATTTTGACTGGCCACTTCCTAAATCACTGGAGAACTGTCATGATTTGCAAGTGTTAAATCTTGGAAACAACAAGATAAATGATACCTTTCCCCACTGGTTGGGAACTCTTCCTCGGCTAGAAGTTCTTGTCTTGCGCTCCAACTATTTCCATGGTCAAATCAGGCCTTCAGAGAATGAATCGCACTTCCCAGCTCTGGGAATCTTAGACCTCTCCCACAATGAGTTCTCTG GAAACAACTTACAGATACTTAACCTCAACAACAATGATTTTGATGGGCCATTTCCTAAATCCTTGGAGAACTGTCGTGATTTGCAAGTGTTAAATCTTGGAAACAACAAGATAAATGATACCTTTCCCCACTGGTTGGGAACTCTTCCTCAGCTACAAGTTCTTGTCTTGCGCTCCAACTATTTCCATGGTCAAATCAGGCCTTCAGAGAATGAATCGCACTTCTCAGCTCTGCGAATCTTAGACCTCTCCAACAACGAGTTCTCTGGTTTTCTACCAAcaacatattttaaaagtttcgaGGGTATGATGAATTTGTCCAATGTTCAAACGAAATCCATGGAagattttaatctttattacaatttttcagTGCGTGTCAGAGTGAAAAATTTGGACGTGGAACTCAAGAGAATTCTAACTCTTTTTACAACCATTGATATGTCAAGCAACAAATTCCTAGGAAAAATTCCAGAAATAGTTGGAGACCTCATTTCTCTCCAAGTGCTCAATTTTTCCCATAACAGCCTAACAGGTCATATTCCTTCCTCATTGGGGAATCTAGCAGCGCTTGAGTCACTGGATCTCTCTTCCAACAAGCTTGTCGGGGAGATTCCTATGCAGTTGATTGGTTTGATATTTCTTGAAGTGTTAAACCTGTCACAGAACCAGCTTGTTGGACATATACCTCAGGGAAATCAATTCAATACCTTTCTGAATGATTACTATGGTGGCAACTTGGGATTGTGCGGATTTCCAGTGTCAAAGAGGTGTGGCAAGGATGAGGAACAAGAACCACCGGAATCTGTTTTTCATGAGGAAGGAATTTTTCCTTGTCcattgaattggaaatttgTAATGATGGGCTATGGATGCGGGTTGGTGCTTGGATTATCTGCAGGATATATCATGTTGACGATTAGAAAACCAGAATGGCTTGTTAGGATG gGCTTGGATTCTTTAGCAGTTTTCTCCTTGTTTGTTTTGACTGTCTTGATTCCTGAGGGTACTGTCACCTGTGAACTTGTAACATGTTTATGTACTTTGATGAATGAAATTACTCGCTTATCCAAAGAAAGAACCTGTAAGCGTGTTACTGAAGTTATAAGATTCCAATTTAAAGTTGAATTCTTTCAGCAAGTTATCCAAAGAAAGAACTT GATACAACACAATCTCAAGAACTCTCTTGATGATGGAATGAGCAGTTACGGTCTTGTACTTGTAGTCCATGGGCATTTGTTCAGAGCTCTAACAACTCTGTTGTTCAT TTATAACAACCTAATTGGTCCTATTGACCCATTTGAGAAGGTTGCTTCCTTGGAGATTGTTTCCCTGCAGAATAATGAGATGAATGGTCCAATTCCAAgctctattttcaaacttgtGAACATTACCCATCTTGATCTTTCCTCAAATAAGTTGGATGGCATTTTTAAATTCGATAAACTATCAAAGCTTAAGTATCTTTGGGCTCTATCTGTCTCAAATAATGCTTTACTGTCATTGACCAGTGGAAGCAATGCGTATAACTCCTTGCCCAAATTAGAATTATCTTCTTGCAACATAAGTGAATTTCCGAATTTTGTAAGAAATCTCGAAG TTCTTGACTTGTTTAATAACAACTTGAGTCGAGCTATTCTAGAATGTCTGGTCTTGGGAGATATCAGGTCTAATCTTAATGTCCTGGATTTGCACACGAATAAATTTCATGGAAATATCCCTAATTCGTTTGTTGCCAACAACAAATTACCGATGCTTAACCTCAACAACAATGATTTTGGCGGGCCATTTCCTAAATCCTTGGTGAACTGTCATGATTTGGAAGTGTTAAATCTTGGAAACAACAAGATGAATGATACCTTTCCCTACTGGTTGGGAACTCTTCCTCAGCTACAAGTTCTTGTCTTGCGCTCCAACTATTTCCATGGTCAAATAAACCCTTCAGAAAATGAATCGCACTTCTCAGCTCTGCGAATCTTAGACCTCTCCAACAATGAGTTCTTTGGGCTTCTGCCAACAACATATCTTAAAAGTTTCAAGGGTTTGATGACTTTGTACAATGTTCAAAGGACTTCAATGGAAGATTTGTTGAGAATCCAATGA
- the LOC108662759 gene encoding LRR receptor-like serine/threonine-protein kinase EFR, whose product MRCFLGSYQFISFLFFYLYSQAYISSCFTSSKQRPSWSHNEGQALLLFKQTLFIDHTASLLCNSNYGSPTYSFPKTDSWKEDSDFCLWDEVTCDGVTGHVIGLDLSCSWLYGTIPSNSTLFLLQHLKRLNLAFNNFGQSKISARFGQFPNLTHLNLSTSFFSGQVPSEISHLSKLVSLDLSRFSLPGVGEQEPFHALKLETTTLKRLAKNFSEVKELFLPGIDMCSVDPVHLVNLSSSLTSLSLDDCGLNGTISDIIFQFPNLKLLKLGNNPDLLVYLPKSNGTNTLEVLGLNRLFLLENCLIQSGGHIPSSIFQLVNLTVLDLSLNNFSGIVELDMFSQLQNLESLDLSLNSLSLSSENHVDYTWTKLQSLSLSSCNLSEFPNFLRGSKALKFLDLSKNRIQGKIPKWMWNVGKESLLHLYLDHNFLTGHLQLTWRNAVILYLQSNLFQGVLPIPPVQISFFSIANNYMTGEIPSFICMQKFFKICGRKSSYDYSVVLTIKGQEVELVKVLTIFTSIDLSNNYFQGVIPEVIGKLNSLIVFNLSHNNFFGHIPPSIGNLTNLEWLDFSLNKLIGKIPRELVDLTFLI is encoded by the exons ATGAGGTGTTTTCTTGGGAGTTATCAATTCATCTCATTCCTCTTTTTTTACTTGTATTCTCAAGCTTACATTTCGTCTTGTTTTACTTCTTCAAAGCAAAGGCCATCATGGTCTCACAATGAGGGTCAGGCTTTGCTTCTCTTCAAGCAGACCCTCTTTATTGATCATACTGCTTCGTTACTTTGCAATTCAAATTATGGCAGTCCTACGTATTCTTTTCCTAAGACAGACTCATGGAAGGAAGATTCAGATTTCTGTTTATGGGATGAAGTCACTTGCGATGGCGTTACAGGTCATGTGATTGGCCTTGATCTTAGTTGCAGTTGGCTTTATGGTACCATTCCTTCCAACAGCACTCTTTTCCTCCTTCAACACTTGAAGAGGCTCAATCTCGCATTTAACAATTTCGGGCAATCCAAGATTTCAGCTAGGTTTGGTCAGTTCCCAAATTTAACACATCTTAACCTCTctacttcatttttttcagGCCAAGTTCCATCCGAAATCTCACATCTTTCCAAGCTAGTTTCACTTGATCTGTCTAGGTTCAGTCTGCCTGGTGTCGGTGAACAAGAGCCGTTTCATGCACTGAAGCTTGAAACAACAACTCTGAAAAGGTTAGCTAAGAACTTTAGCGAGGTAAAAGAACTTTTCCTTCCTGGAATAGACATGTGTTCAGTTGACCCTGTTCACTTAGTGAACCTTTCTTCCTCTTTGACATCTCTTAGTCTGGATGATTGTGGATTAAATGGGACAATTTCGgacataatttttcaatttccaaATCTGAAGTTGCTCAAATTAGGTAACAACCCTGATCTTCTGGTTTATCTTCCAAAGTCCAATGGGACTAATACCCTTGAAGTCTTAGGCTTAAACAGACTATTCTTGTTGGAGAATTGTCTGATTCAATCAGGG GGTCATATTCCAAGCTCAATCTTTCAACTTGTAAACCTCACCGTGCTTGATCTATCATTAAATAACTTTAGTGGCATTGTTGAGTTAGACATGTTTTCCCAGCTCCAAAATCTTGAATCACTCGATCTTTCTCTTAATAGTCTGTCATTGAGCTCAGAGAATCATGTCGACTACACATGGACCAAACTCCAGTCCTTGTCATTGTCGTCTTGTAACTTGAGTGAATTCCCCAATTTCTTGAGAGGTTCAAAAGCGTTGAAGTTTTTAGACCTTTCCAAAAATAGAATTCAAGGCAAGATTCCCAAATGGATGTGGAATGTGGGGAAGGAATCTTTGTTACATTTATACCTTGATCATAATTTTCTAACAGGTCATTTGCAATTAACATGGAGGAATGCTGTAATTCTCTACCTCCAATCTAACCTGTTTCAAGGAGTGCTTCCAATTCCACCCGTTCAGATATCTTTCTTTTCCATCGCGAACAATTACATGACGGGGGAGATTCCTTCTTTCATTTGCATG CAGAAGTTCTTCAAAATATGTGGAAGGAAGTCGTCATATGATTATTCGGTAGTTCTGACAATAAAAGGACAAGAGGTTGAATTGGTGAAAGTTTTAACCATATTCACAAGCATTGATCTCTCCAATAACTACTTCCAGGGCGTGATTCCAGAAGTTATAGGAAAGCTTAATTCACTCATAGTGTTTAATCTTTCTCATAACAACTTCTTTGGTCATATTCCACCATCCATTGGAAACTTGACCAATCTTGAATGGTTAGATTTCTCATTGAACAAGCTTATTGGCAAGATACCTCGGGAATTGGTAGATTTGACATTTCTAATTTAG